CATCACTCTCAGCGCGCTTCTTGAAGGAAGGGATGGAGTTGAGGAAGAGGTCGATCCAGGCAATCTCAGTGGGGGTGGGCTTGCGGGGATTGTCGGAGGGGAAGCGGTAAGGGATGGTGCAAGCTCTGTAGTTCGATTCGATCGGCGTCGTCAGCAGCGGAAATGCCACCAGTTCTGATGCGCTCTCCATCTCCGATTTCAACTTCTTCTTCTTCTCCGACTGGGGTTTATATATGTGTGATTACACCTTACACGACACGGCGTGTGACCCAAACAGAATCCAATCTTCTTATTCTTCTTTTATACCCTATAAGGCTATAACCATACTCGATCGATGTCACTCGTGTCGGTAAGATTTAAACTTATGATCTCTATAATCTCAAAATTATGACTCGAATGCTTGTTATTAGCGACGAAAATATCAAGTTCATGTCCATATCAAGGGACTAGTGATTACACCGTAACAAGCACAACTAAAAATTTCAAGAGATCAATGAAGTTTTGCAATTGTTGTTATGAGACACTAAATGCTGCCATCACGTGAGTATAGATTAACATATCTTGTGCAGCTTGAGTGTACCTAACCATTTCCATTATTCACTAGTATACTCAAGCAACATCAGCCTCCAAAATTGGTGATATTGTACAATAAACTTGTTGAAAAAGAATTTCATATGATTGATTGTTATGACTACTACTAATTCCTTACAGGTGTCTTTGATCCTTATTAGGCCCTTTGTTATATTTATTTGAGGCAGAAATCCATAAAGAAATGTCAAGTTATAAACCTTACTGAAACAGCTAGCTAGGATTGCAGTTCAACATCAAAGTTCAAGTGGAAACTACTAACTAGGACTTATTTCAATTCACTGAACTAAGTGAAATCTAATTAAGTACATGGAGGTGGGATTTGAGTGCCAATGAATTTGGCTTTAACATTACTGCAAGTTGAAGTGACTTCCTTCTTCCCAGATGCCAAGTTCAGGTGAACATCTTCAAGGTAAATATTTTGGCATGGTATCCCTCTGCTACATTCAAGTGCAACTGCAACTTGAGACGAAGATGTGCCTCTTATGTTCTTGAAGTATATGTCACTCAACTTCACTTTCGATGGCGTCTGCAGATTGTATATAAATTGTTGAGTGTGTATGAAGCCTAGAACAGAGACCAGAAGAGTAAACATGCATATTTACACCTTATGGATTACCTGAGAAGCGCAAGACCTTAGTGGACAATACAACTGATCGATTATGATGGGGTTGGTCACATTGTTCATGACGATGTTTGTGAATGTCATGTTGGTGGCTGCACTTCTACCTGGAGAGTTAGCCCATGTCTTGATCCTAATACCATTTGTGGTACCTGAAATGGTGCAGTCTCTGACCACAAGCCCACTCACATCTCCTTCATTCGGATATTTTCCCAAACTTCCCACACTAGAAGTACAATAAGATCGATTAAGCTTCATAAATCAGTAACTGACTAAGTATATTACTGACAGAGAACTTAAATGTAATACCTGATGCCATGACCAGGTCCACAAGCAATGCTAGTTATGGTAACGTGTGAGTTCCCTTCTCCAACTGATATGCAATCATCACCAGTAGCAATGTGTGACGAAGAGAAGTACACGCTTGAGCTTCGTTCGATATGGATTCCATCAGTATTAGGACTAGTTTCTGGGGCTTGAATCTTGAGTTTACTGCCTTTGAAGTAATGACAATCTACAACTGCTATATGAAAGAACATGCTGTTCACTGAAGATATTCCCCGGATCACTGTCTTATTCATGCCAATAAATTTCAAACTCTGAAAAAGGAACAAAGTAAAAGAATTTTATGGATCATCTAGTACTACGAGTAATTAAGGCCTTTTTTAATTTTAACTAAAAGGAGCAAGGACCTAAAGGAACAAAAAGAGCAAGGTGTAGAACATGTACATACAGTTGGAAGGAGTTTGCAATTGGAGTCCTTAGAGCACTTGTTGTGAGGCCAGGCTTTAGCACCTTGACCATCAAAGGTTCCGCCTCCGGTCAAGGTTAGCCCCTTGGTCCAAGCAAATTGAATCCAACCGCCACCGAATTCATACTTGGACAACTCGGTTGTAGCCTTCAAGTAACCCTGCAAGTAAGTATTCATTTCTCAAAATCAGGCATCAGGAAATAAACTGCAAAATGTCAAACTGATAGAGAGACAGTCGACGTCGACCTACATTCATTCGAAGATTTAGAGCCGATACGTTTCTGCAGGGGCCTGAAAACTTAAGAGGGCCAACCATGTATTTTCCTCTTGGGATTATGAGGTGGACTCTACCTTTGGACTGACACGCCTCTTTCCACGCTGCTGTGAAGGCCTGCAATTACAAGCAGCATTACTAAGTACTCATCCATGCTTAATATGAAGCTGGGTAACATGTTTTAGGTATATAAGAGCCATCCATGGCTAAAATTACTTTCAACTGGATCAAGCTTCAACTTAAAATGAGTGATACTCTAAAAGGGATTCTGCGTCAAGAAAATAAGGGTATGAAAGAAATTGAGAATTGAGATCGAACTTTGCTGTCATCGGTTTGGCCATCTGCTTTGGCACCAAAGCTCTTGACATTGAAAACAAAAGAGCTTTTAGCCTTGTGATCTACATTGATGGTCTGCAAGCCTACTGAATCTGCTGCTCTTTCTCTGCCAAACACACATTGGAAGCAAAACAAGGAGAGCAATAAGAGCAATCTAACGAACGAGTAGTCGAGGCTCATCGTATTGCTCCTCTTTCACTTCCTCCCTCTGCTTGCTTAATTTGCAGTTGTTCCTCACTCTCTGCTTGCTAGAGTTGCAGTTGTGAGTGAGTGCTAGTGTTGGCCATTTTATTCTTAAAGGTAGTCTCCGTAGATTTTGAAAGTCGGTGAAAAGGGCGGGAGTTTGGACCCGGGAGAAGGAATCATAACTGTCGTTGTTAACTCCCTCTCCCACTACATCAGAAGAGTGGCCGTCAACCTCCTCGTAGTGGCTGGTTGGTTTTTTTTTTTTAACAAGAAAGCCAAGGTGAAGTCAATAAAGCCAGCAGTCAAAAAAATATTTGGGAACTGCCATACCTGCCCCTTAATCACATGAATCTGACGTACAAACTCAAGGGCTAATATGGTAAAAAGGAATAAAAAAGAAATTTTGTACATATAGTGGAGAGAAACATGGGTAACAGGAACTCACCCAGTCAGTCAACTCAGAACTCCACGGATCTGAATACGACGTGGGGAGTTATCGGGGCGGATGGAGTTACCACGGCAAAAGGAAGAAGGTGAAGAAGAAAAACGAAGAAAACCAACTTCCTACCAGTTGTTTCTGAAAACCGACGACCCAAACGCCAAAGCCAAAGCGTGTGCTCTTATTCCCCTTGACATTCAGGTACTCAATTGTTTCTATTGTAAATCTATTGATTGTGCAAATTGCATTCTATCTGATGATGATGAGTGTTATGATGCTTTCTATATGGTCAATTTTGTATATTTTGCAATTCTGGGTGCGTACATCATTGATGGCTGGGGACTATCTTCATCCCGTTTCGTTTTACTCTTGGATTTTCCTTTTGCAATTAGGTACTGAGGAATTGGATTCGTTGGGTCATTAAATAATTTATTTGGTAATTATAACAGGAGGATGCAGTTCTCAAGAGAAAGTTAGAAGAGTTCAAGAGGCAGATTGATGCAAATTCACTTGAGGTCAGACTTGATAATTGTCATCAGTAACTTCCGACATTTTGTTTCAAATGATCTTTTAGTTTCCTAAGTGATTGTTTTTTTTTTTTCCTCTGTTGGTTTCTTTGAATCTTGCAGGTATCTGAGCTGTTATCATTACAGGTAACCCCCTCTATTCTTCTTCATTGAACTAATTTGGTCATCTAATTGCACAGCTCTTTCTCATTAAATTGTTTTGTTTATTGGAAGTCTGTGTTACATTTAGTTGTAACTTGATTCTGATCGGACCAGGGTGGTGGCAGGGGTGCTCGGTTTTGCCAATGGCGATACGGCAAGACATTATTGTGGCGATTAGGAGGAACTGAGGGGAGAAGGTTTTGAGGATATGTGTATTGTAACATTCTCGATACTTTGATACTTTCTATTTATTTGAAGGTGTTGCTGCTACTGTCTTTGAACCGGGATGATGATGATTTTGTACCGGGTTCAAAGACAGTAGCAGCAACACTATTGCTTACCGGGATCAATACGACACATCCACTACTAGTATGAGCCCTCCCGTCCTCCAAAGTAGTCAAGCATGATAACAGTAGTCCCTAACTCCTTTAGCCCAATTGTACTTTTTCATTGTGTCATAATCTGTGATGCATTTCAGAAAGCTCCAACTAAGTGTAGAACCTGAACTTGCAAATAACAATGTGGTGAATAAATGCAGTAGCAGTAGCTGTGTGACTCTTATTGGCCATCCATCCCTTTTGCTTTTCATTTCAGCATTTAGGAAGTCTAATATCCTTGACTTCATTATCCTGCTTTCATTGCGAAAAAAAAAGCTTGCACGACTGGATTATCAATATGCTTTTTCGAATCTTCAAGTGGGTTCGGCACATTGAGCTCGTTTTTTGGGTTTCACAGCCCAAAAATCTCCTCTACATCAAACACACTGATCTTAGCCACCTTGCTTCCAAACTTGAACTTCTTTAATTTCGTCACGTAACATTCAATCAATTGCTGAATTTCTTTATCCAACTTCTTTGAACTTCTTTGCATGAAACTCATAATTAAACAACTCATGTTAGAATAGCAGGTAAAATTCAAAGTGTATTATGTTATATTTGACCTTTTAATAGAACACAACGCCTAATCTAAGGCTTTGGTCACACATATACACAATCGCACTATTTTAGTATGTGCAGTAGCAAATATATTTGGTACTTTAACAGTAGCATGATCGAGTTAGGAAAGAATTGAAACAAAAACAGTAGATAAGTCTATGCAGTACGAAACTGTTACTGCCTCAAATTCAAAACACATTCTCAATTTCAAAGCACACAATACATAGACAAATAGCTACTACAAATCTTAATCAAATCTCTAAAAAGAAAATCACAAATGAGCATATGCATAGAGAATTACCTCGATATCTTAGGCCACCTATGTTTCTTTTTGGCTCCTTAGTATCCTTCCAAACCCCGGTTCCTCCATTAATCAAATCTCTAAACTACTTCTGCCTCCAAAAGCACTGTAAAATATGAATTTCATATTCTTTTAAGCTCAGTGCTACTACTCGAATATGAAATCGAAAAAGAAATCTTGATTTCAAATTCAAATAACCCCAAATCTAAACGAAATGCACAAAGCCAATCCATATATTTTGGTTGGAACCTAAGGAGTTCTACTCGTTTTCGCATAGTGTTACTAGAATTCCATAAAATCGAGTTCAAATTTAGAGAAATCGCTCATTTTTGATTGCTACTATTAAAATCGTAAAGCTAAAACTAAATCTCAGATTAGTACTTGAATCGTGAGAGACATCAATCTGCTACTATGGAATTTAGGTTTTCTGCTACTGTGGAATTTAGGGTTTGAGATTTTTTTAGAGAGAATCGTGTTTTTCAGATCTGAAAATGGTGAGAAGTAAGGACAAATGAAAACGGTGATTTTGGTTTTGAGGTAGTGGCAGTTTTGTAGATATTTAAAAAAATTGGTTTTTTAAGTATTTTGAGTAAAAAAATGCTGACAGGGCGTGATACTATACACTATGGGCCTAAGTTTATGTATTTATTTGTTGAAATGTGAGTTTTCTGTTTTATGCAACTGTTCAGGGTAATGAGATGTCATTTTTTTTTTCCATATTTTTTCCATGCTTTCAAGTTTGTTGTTATTTTTAAGTGAAATTGATGCTCTATATTTAAATATAAGTTCAGTGTTTTGGATTTAGAATTGTGGTGTGAAATGTACGTGGAGGCCTTCAATTCATCCTGTGTGCATTTGGGAGGGATTAACTCACAATATTTGTGTTCTAAACTGAGTTGTAACAACTCAATTAATCCAATACATTGCGTCAACAATTTAGACTATAGCAAGTTTTTTTTTTCCTTCAAAGGGACAATAGCAAGTTGAGTGGGCCAATCTTTTTCCCTACCTATAAATCTATAATGCATGTTTTTACTATGTGTCATGATATCAAAACTTGTTCAGTTTTATGTTTGTGAGACATTGAGAGCTGAGACTATGAGACTGAATTTGTGACTTTGTGGATTTGGTAATTTTGTTATTTGGGTTGGAATTTAACATGTGAAACACAACAAAATATTTGGTTTCTGCAGTGTTTGAAATTTTGAATCACTAGTTTGCTGTTGTTGCTTCTTTTTTTTTTAGTCTGGGCTTATTTTTTATTTAAAAAAGTGACAGATTAAGAGGCCCAATAAAGTTCCGTTCTAGGCCCAACCGTACCGATACCAACCGAAAATTCGGGATATTGACTTTTTCGGCCAATCAAAATTTGCCTACCGGCATAAGTCGGGACGGTTTACACTTTGGGACAAAAAACCGGTTCCACCCCTATCTATAATGCATGTTTTTACCATGTGTCATGATATCAAAACTTATTCACAAAAATGCATGCTTTAATTTAGCTACAGCTTCTCTTCAATTTTTATGCTCATGGCTGAGCACATTTATTGTCTCTATCAATGAAAATTAAAGAAAAAGGATCACATATCGGAATAGAACAATTGGCCGTTCAAGAGACAAACCAATTTTCAATACGATAATTCACACGCTTGCGCAAGCACAGTATAGGCATATGCTCCTGGACGAAGGCTAGTTAAACATAAGAAAAACTAGGCCAGAATACTGAAAAAAAAACAAAGCAACTAAACCATCTTTTCTCTCCCCATCTTCTGTGAAGACACTTGGACAAGTTTCATCTACTAGCTAAAATACTTCTATTCATTCTCAGCCTTACTCTGTATCTATCCCTTCTCTCTACCCATCTTCTATTCCCCTGTTCTTCTCTTCCTCCCTTTGGAAACAACGGGGTGTTATTACGATCAAGAGGAAAAAAAATCCACTAACAATGCAATATTGCTTTATAATTAGGGAGGAATTCCCCCCAAGTTTTGCAGACAATCGATCTACTAAACTTCAACAAATCACACCAACAAAGTATGAGCAAAATAGATGTTGAAACTTTTTAACTAGCAATATATGAACAATCCAGGAATTAGTTAATCATGTAGCACTAAACGGTCGAAGTGTCAAACTACACTACTTATCAGATATGGTTCAAGGTATTTCGCAGTTGAGACCTAATCATTCCAATACTAGTTTGTTTTCGAGCACACAAAACCTGATTTACCCTTTTGAATCAAAACCAATGACAGGACTTGGGACAATGCTTGCCCGGATATACAGGAATTGGAGCTTTCATACAAAGAATGAAGTTTGCAAAATCCCCAAGCAACTAGAACTTCTAACATAATCAAGGCCAGCACTAGCTTCTTCTTCTTCTTTTTTCCCTTTCATCCTCCTTTCTAATGCGTTCATTTCTTTGCCTTGGCGAACCTAAGACATCGATACTTCTCGCCACTTACAGTAATTTCAAGAGCTCCATCTTGGTTATCTTGGTTTGATGCAGTTCCCATCAGAACACTCTTCTCTTTCTCGAGGTTTTCCTTCTCTATTTTCAGCCTTGCTTCTTGTCTGGCAATTTCAGCCTGCAACAATATAATGTTTATGAAGCTAAAACAGAAAACAGTGTTGCAGCATACATTTTGTTAAACAATAGTGATTACATTGAATATTGATGAATACAATCACATTAATAGCCTTGGCTGAATGTCCTGCGAAGTAGTATAGACTCTAGACAGGTAAAAAAAACAATAACGATTTGTATGAAAATTGCAACCACTACACAGCTTATCAGAGAAAATGATATAGTCACGAACATGAAGTGAAACTAAAAAACCAGGTCCAAATCAGAACTTTCACCTTAGATATTAACAAAAAGAGTCTGAGTGTTCAGTGATTCATTATAAGTCGATGAGAAATGCACAAGCTTTCGGTGACTATCTCTCTAATTCTACGTAGCTTCAACTACACATCTCACTCCATTCCTTCATTGCTAATCTTGAAAGATAAGACTACGCATCAAGAAACAAAGAACCCACTTTGATGTAAAATTGCCAATGCAAGATTACTGGTCAAGCATTCAGTGGTTCATTAACAGTCAATGAGTTAAGGCACAGATTTTGGGTCACTATCTCTGCATTTTTAAGGTAGTCCACACAAAAACACAGCTCATTCTACAGTTGGTCATTGTGGAAAGAAATTCAAGCATATCAAGAAACAAGAACCCAGTGTGATGTGAGCCTCGCAAGGTTGAACCCACCATAACCTTTAACCTATGGGGCTATAGCTCCATTGGGTTCCTAAACCCTAAGCAAAGAGCATGAAAATTGACAATGCAAAACCCAAAGAGAAGAGACCCAGTAATTGAAGCAAGCAATGGGATTCAAATAGAGAAAAGGGTGATAGGGGAAAAGAGACCTCACGGCGAGAGAGCTCGGCTTTCCAAGCAGCTTCGCGCTCGGCGACTTCGCGTTCGCGTTCTTCGATGTAGCTCTGCATCTCCCTCTCCTTCATGATTCGGTCTTGAATGTCGGCATCCAAAGCTTCCTTGAGCTCCTGTACGAACTTGTCCACCACCACTTTGATTCTCAGAGACATTTCTTCACAAACCCCACAATTCCAATTGAGAAGAAAAGAAACAAGGAAACACTGATAGAGAGACGTTCACTCAAACGTGGACATGATTGGTTGCGTGGGTGAGTCGGGAAATCGGGAGGCTCCGACTAGGCGGCGATTGCCGAGAGAGAGATGGGGACAAACGGATTCGGATCTTTCTTTGCTTCCCTGCCACGTCTTTTATTTTTGGGGTTTTATGGACTTAAAAAGGACTAACTCGGTCATAGGCATTGAGTCATAGCCCGTACAGTACGAGGCTTTGAGCTCGGTTCATGTTCGAGAACCGAATAATTTGTTAATTAAGCCAAATTACAAATCCGTCAAACGTAAGACTAGAATAGCTACAAATAACAAAAAGTATGAGTTTTAAACTCGATCAAATTAAAAAGAGTAAAAAAAAGGCTGATAACTCGCTATTCCACGGACCGGAGGCCTAACATCCGAAAATATAAATGTAACAATACAAACAAATCTACCACACACATCATCTATACATGCTAACATTGTTCTCGTCAGCAGCCGTGAAGTAATGAGGAGAGCCCAATCGAAACGTTGATGCCCGAATAACTGATGTCAAACCAGTCTCAATACATAAATCATATGAAAATAAAACACCCAAAGAAAGAGCTTCCCCAAAACAACATCATACAATCCACCATCGAAACTCAAGCCATGAAGGAGCTAAGACTAATGAGAGAGGACCAATAACCGAATCCAAGAACCAAAACCAAACCAAAGAAAATGGGAAAGGGGGGGGGGGGGGGGGGGNNNNNNNNNNNNNNNNNNNNGTCCGCAGTGCGCACGAAGCNCCGTTCGCCACCCTCCGGCGCCAACGACGGTGCGCCTCCACTCCAACGGACTCCAGTAGTGTCCCCGATCACTTTTCCTCCCCGGCGAGGCCACCGAATTCTAGTTTCCGGCGAGATTGACTTTATTTGAAGTTTTGGGTGATCTCGCCGGAAAACTGGAATTCGGCGGACTCGCCGGGGAAGGAAAGTGATCGGGGACGCTGCTGGAGTCCGTTGGGGTGGAGGCACGCCGTCGTCGGTGTCGGACGGTGGCGAACGGAGCTCCGTGCACACTTACGCACGTGCGCTTCATATCCGGCCTCTATATATATATATATATTTCCATAACCTGTACAACAGTATAACTTCTAATAAAATAAAATGAATGTTGTAATGTTGATGAGTATAGAGATATTAGAGACAATTAAAGTTCTTCGTGGTTCATGATAAACAAGATTTAGGAATTGGGGTTGATCGAAATTATAAATTGGGTTTTTGAAAAGTGATGGATAACTGGTTCTTGGGTATTTTGAGAAAAAGATCGAATATAACGTCTAAATATTACTATACGTTATTTTTTAAATAATATTCAAGAAACTTAAAATGCGATCAACAATAAGTCGATGAGAAGCTTTGAATCATCATCAATAACAACATATAGTGATACTGCTGAGCAGGATTGTTGTGATATTGCTAAGCAGGATTGTGTGTGCAAGCTATGCTTGGATTTTAATATTGACTTAAAAATCAAGTGTTGAAGAGATGATGCTTATGCTGGTCCTGGGAAGTTTTGAAGAAAGAATTGAAGGATCAGTTCCTTCCTTGCAAGACAGCATGGGACTAAACTCATAAAAGAAGAAAAAACAAAAAACAAATTAGCATAGAATAGCACTTGATGATCAAGATCTTGTAAATCCAGTAATATTATCTATTATCTTACCCCTCTCAGTTATTACTGGCTAAGTTTGTCAATTTAGCTTTATCAACTGATTAAGTTTGTAGTCGTCATTAGGACCATTTTACATATCAATTCGTAATCTTTCTATTATTCAATATAAATGTATGTTTACTTGCTTGAAATGCTTGAAATGTGAGGGAATAATTACGGTATGAAAATATTCGAGTTTATAAACACAAAAAACGAATTCGTATGACTTTAGGTAGAAGTATTCGTGCGTGCTAAGACATAATAAAATCAAAATAAGTTTAAGTCACACCTTACTGTTAAGATTCAATTCATGAAATAAACCTTAACTTGTTAACCAAAAAGGGACATGAATCTAGAAATCATTTCCTCATCTTCTACATAATGTTGTCTCATATTCATGACTTTTTGCGTTCCCCTTAAACGGAGTGTTTGTACTAAAACCATCTCCAAGATCAGGACCCGCTCTCTGTTCCCCAAATGAGAGCCGTCTCCAAGTTCAAACACAAACCATGGCCTCCACTTCCACTCTCACGTCCTTCCTCTCACGTGGCCACCGTCGCAGAATCACCGACTCTGATCGAACACTTCACCCAATACTGCTACCAGCGAGACCTCCCCAGAGCCATGACCGCCATGGAAGCTATGCAAAGACGCGGAATCTGGGCCGACTCCGTCGTCTACTCTGACCTCATCAAATGCTGCCTGGCTCGTCGCGCCGTTCAACAAGGCAGGCTCGTCCACAAGCACGTCTTCTCAAATGGGCGCCACCCACAAACCTTCTTAATCAACATTCTCATCAACATGTATGTTAAATTCTCTTTACTGGAAGAAGCACAGCACCTGTTCGATGAAATGCGTCAGAGGAATGTGATTTCCTGGACGACTATGATTTCGGCTTACTGTCGTGCCAAGATGAACAGTAAGGCCTTGGAGGCTTTGGTTT
The window above is part of the Fragaria vesca subsp. vesca linkage group LG2, FraVesHawaii_1.0, whole genome shotgun sequence genome. Proteins encoded here:
- the LOC101306390 gene encoding uncharacterized protein LOC101306390 gives rise to the protein MSLRIKVVVDKFVQELKEALDADIQDRIMKEREMQSYIEEREREVAEREAAWKAELSRREAEIARQEARLKIEKENLEKEKSVLMGTASNQDNQDGALEITVSGEKYRCLRFAKAKK
- the LOC101312989 gene encoding exopolygalacturonase-like, with translation MSLDYSFVRLLLLLSLFCFQCVFGRERAADSVGLQTINVDHKAKSSFVFNVKSFGAKADGQTDDSKAFTAAWKEACQSKGRVHLIIPRGKYMVGPLKFSGPCRNVSALNLRMNATTELSKYEFGGGWIQFAWTKGLTLTGGGTFDGQGAKAWPHNKCSKDSNCKLLPTSLKFIGMNKTVIRGISSVNSMFFHIAVVDCHYFKGSKLKIQAPETSPNTDGIHIERSSSVYFSSSHIATGDDCISVGEGNSHVTITSIACGPGHGISVGSLGKYPNEGDVSGLVVRDCTISGTTNGIRIKTWANSPGRSAATNMTFTNIVMNNVTNPIIIDQLYCPLRSCASQTPSKVKLSDIYFKNIRGTSSSQVAVALECSRGIPCQNIYLEDVHLNLASGKKEVTSTCSNVKAKFIGTQIPPPCT